Proteins found in one Subtercola endophyticus genomic segment:
- a CDS encoding SDR family oxidoreductase gives MKVWFITGTSRGFGKEWATAALERGDKVAATARNVSSLDDLVEKYGDAILPLQLDVTDHDAAFAAVAAAHEKFGRLDVVINNAGYGHFGFIEEVSEKDARAQIETNLFGALWVTQAALPFLREQGSGHIIQVSSIGGISAFPLVGMYHASKWGLEGFSQALSQEVAGFGIHVTLIEPGGFDTDWGGSSSVRSDELPAYAEAHKQVAEARKARMGAAGDPGSSAPVVLKLVDLDEPPLRIFFGTSPLHIAKADYAGRIETWEKYNDWSVEAQG, from the coding sequence ATGAAGGTTTGGTTCATCACCGGTACGTCTCGCGGGTTCGGCAAAGAGTGGGCCACCGCAGCCCTCGAGCGCGGTGACAAGGTCGCGGCAACGGCTCGCAACGTGAGCAGCCTCGACGACCTCGTGGAGAAATACGGCGACGCGATTCTGCCGCTTCAGCTCGATGTCACCGACCACGACGCGGCGTTCGCCGCCGTCGCGGCAGCGCACGAGAAGTTCGGCCGCCTCGACGTCGTCATCAACAACGCCGGATACGGCCACTTCGGTTTCATCGAAGAAGTCAGCGAGAAAGACGCCCGCGCCCAGATCGAGACGAACCTGTTCGGCGCCCTCTGGGTGACGCAGGCCGCCCTGCCGTTCTTGCGTGAGCAAGGCAGCGGGCACATCATTCAGGTCTCGTCGATCGGCGGAATCTCGGCCTTTCCGCTGGTAGGTATGTACCACGCGTCGAAGTGGGGGCTCGAAGGGTTCTCGCAGGCACTCTCTCAAGAGGTCGCGGGATTCGGCATCCACGTCACCCTCATCGAGCCCGGCGGGTTCGACACCGACTGGGGCGGATCGTCGTCGGTGCGTTCCGACGAGCTGCCGGCCTACGCCGAAGCGCACAAGCAGGTCGCCGAGGCGAGAAAGGCCCGCATGGGCGCGGCCGGCGATCCCGGCTCGAGCGCACCGGTCGTGCTCAAGCTCGTCGATCTCGACGAGCCGCCGCTGCGCATCTTCTTCGGCACCAGCCCCCTCCACATCGCCAAGGCCGATTACGCTGGCCGCATCGAAACGTGGGAGAAGTACAACGACTGGTCGGTCGAGGCTCAGGGCTGA
- a CDS encoding mycothiol transferase, translating into MATATDVLLDSFDRVHGSVHRILEGLGDDALTYRIDPEANTIAWLVWHLTRGQDAQVSDVAGTEQLWLTSGWFEAFGLPFDSSASGYGQSAEEVAQVAGLTAQQLGDYFDAVHEATIRYIESLSEADLDRIVDTRWNPPVTLAARLVSVYNDDTQHVGQAALVKGVFARR; encoded by the coding sequence ATGGCTACCGCAACGGATGTTCTGCTCGACTCTTTCGACCGAGTGCACGGCTCGGTGCACCGCATTCTCGAGGGCCTCGGCGACGACGCGCTCACGTACCGCATCGACCCCGAGGCGAATACGATCGCCTGGCTCGTCTGGCATCTCACCCGGGGTCAGGATGCCCAGGTCAGCGATGTCGCCGGCACCGAGCAGCTCTGGCTGACGTCGGGCTGGTTCGAAGCCTTCGGTCTGCCGTTCGATTCTTCGGCCTCGGGATACGGTCAGTCAGCCGAAGAGGTCGCGCAGGTGGCCGGTCTCACCGCCCAGCAGCTCGGCGATTACTTCGATGCCGTGCATGAAGCGACGATCCGCTACATCGAGAGCCTGTCGGAGGCCGACCTCGACCGCATCGTCGATACCCGGTGGAACCCGCCGGTCACCCTCGCCGCGCGCCTGGTGAGCGTGTACAACGACGACACCCAGCATGTCGGCCAGGCCGCACTCGTCAAGGGTGTCTTCGCGCGTCGCTAG
- a CDS encoding NAD(P)H-binding protein, whose translation MIIVTGATGALNGATVDHLLDRLPASEIVVVARDAAKAQRFADLGIAVRQGDYADAASLPGAFEGADQLLLVSSSDPAADAVSLHKTAIDAAVSVGVGRILYTSHQGASLDTPFGPGRDHAATEQLLAESGVAWTSLRNGFYAHSLNWLLGPWHETGTIAVPADGPVSWTAREDAAEAAAIILTSDELATGRFDGPVTLTASAAPTFEDIAVIASDLAGHEVTRVVLDPEEWIAAQVAGGQPEFVARFMLGMYQAADQGFFAGVDPLLGEMLGREPRTVRELLSQPAAAH comes from the coding sequence ATGATCATCGTCACCGGAGCAACCGGAGCCCTCAACGGCGCTACCGTCGACCACCTGCTCGACCGTCTGCCCGCGAGCGAGATCGTCGTGGTCGCCCGCGACGCCGCGAAGGCCCAGCGTTTCGCCGACCTCGGCATCGCCGTACGGCAGGGCGATTACGCCGACGCCGCGTCGCTCCCAGGCGCATTCGAGGGCGCCGACCAGCTGCTGCTCGTGTCGTCGAGCGACCCGGCAGCCGACGCGGTGAGCCTGCACAAGACGGCGATCGACGCCGCAGTCAGCGTCGGAGTCGGCCGTATTCTCTACACGAGCCACCAGGGCGCCTCCCTCGACACCCCGTTCGGCCCGGGGCGCGATCACGCCGCCACCGAGCAACTGCTGGCCGAATCCGGTGTCGCTTGGACCTCGCTGCGCAACGGCTTCTACGCGCACAGCCTGAATTGGCTGCTCGGCCCGTGGCACGAGACCGGCACCATTGCAGTGCCCGCCGACGGCCCCGTGTCGTGGACGGCGCGGGAAGATGCGGCAGAGGCCGCGGCGATCATCCTCACCTCTGACGAACTCGCGACCGGCCGGTTCGACGGCCCGGTCACTCTCACCGCGAGCGCCGCGCCGACCTTCGAAGACATCGCCGTGATCGCCTCCGACCTGGCGGGCCACGAGGTGACGAGAGTCGTACTCGACCCCGAAGAGTGGATCGCCGCCCAGGTGGCAGGCGGGCAGCCGGAGTTCGTCGCCCGCTTCATGCTCGGCATGTACCAGGCCGCAGACCAGGGCTTCTTCGCTGGGGTCGATCCTCTGCTCGGCGAGATGCTCGGCCGCGAGCCGCGAACGGTGCGCGAGCTGCTGTCACAGCCGGCAGCCGCCCACTAG
- a CDS encoding APC family permease, giving the protein MTEHPGGAASSPELRRTLGGFQLFAISFAFISVAVGVFATYSQTLQSAGPVGIWLWIISSVGQTLVALVVAQFAARIALTGSSYQWASRLANPRVGWFFGWLTFWYLATAVVTMANAMASQALMPLLGMAPDEELARIITLIILVVQAVLVIASTRLLGWITSGAVGVELGILVLLVIGLIVVIAVTGSGNISNLASRGITAGDPNYYAIGGGLMAGMLMGLTTLVGFDSAANLAEEAKDPFKSVPRAIVFSVVAAAVAGLLFLIVLTVAIKDIPAISTSGSPVADIIGDQLGPVVERILLAGIVFAFFGAGMVVMAACSRQVFAMARDKRFPAHSLMRRVNPRTQTPVPATLLILVIGVVLMVALPGDALLQLIEGATVLPALLYGAIVVLYLVVRKRLEVKAGGFSLGRFEIPVSIVALVWVGFAVFTLVTPPSAVIPNIVVLGLIVLGALYFLKLWIFNRDVLYTEPDGGSAVELAPAEALE; this is encoded by the coding sequence GTGACAGAGCACCCCGGTGGCGCGGCATCCTCGCCCGAGCTGAGGCGCACCCTCGGCGGCTTTCAGCTGTTCGCCATCTCTTTCGCCTTCATTTCTGTCGCGGTGGGAGTCTTCGCCACCTACAGCCAGACTCTGCAGAGTGCCGGGCCGGTGGGCATCTGGCTCTGGATCATCTCCTCGGTCGGGCAAACACTGGTCGCCCTGGTTGTGGCCCAGTTCGCTGCTCGTATCGCGCTGACCGGGTCGTCGTACCAGTGGGCGTCGCGCCTGGCGAACCCGAGGGTGGGCTGGTTCTTCGGCTGGCTCACGTTCTGGTATCTGGCCACGGCAGTGGTGACCATGGCGAACGCCATGGCCAGTCAGGCACTCATGCCGCTGCTGGGTATGGCGCCCGACGAGGAGCTGGCGCGCATCATCACCCTGATCATCCTCGTCGTACAAGCCGTGCTCGTTATCGCCTCGACACGGCTGCTCGGCTGGATCACGTCGGGCGCCGTCGGAGTGGAGCTCGGCATTCTGGTGCTGCTGGTGATCGGCCTCATCGTCGTGATCGCGGTGACGGGCAGCGGCAATATCTCGAACCTCGCCTCTCGCGGAATCACTGCGGGTGACCCCAACTACTACGCCATCGGCGGCGGCCTCATGGCCGGCATGCTGATGGGCCTCACCACGCTCGTCGGCTTCGATTCGGCCGCCAACCTCGCCGAAGAGGCGAAAGACCCGTTCAAGAGCGTGCCGCGGGCCATTGTGTTCTCGGTGGTCGCGGCGGCTGTCGCCGGGCTGCTCTTTCTGATCGTGCTCACGGTGGCGATCAAAGACATTCCCGCCATCAGCACCAGCGGTTCGCCCGTGGCCGACATCATTGGCGATCAGCTCGGGCCTGTGGTGGAGCGCATCCTGCTCGCCGGCATCGTGTTCGCGTTCTTCGGCGCAGGAATGGTGGTCATGGCCGCTTGTTCGCGCCAGGTGTTCGCCATGGCGCGCGACAAGCGGTTTCCGGCACACAGTCTCATGCGCAGGGTGAATCCGCGAACGCAGACGCCGGTGCCCGCCACGCTGCTCATTCTGGTGATCGGTGTTGTGCTCATGGTCGCGTTGCCGGGGGATGCCCTGCTGCAGTTGATCGAAGGCGCCACCGTCTTGCCCGCCCTGCTGTACGGCGCGATCGTGGTGCTCTACCTCGTCGTTCGCAAGCGGCTCGAGGTGAAGGCGGGCGGCTTCAGTCTCGGCCGATTCGAGATACCGGTTTCGATCGTGGCCCTGGTCTGGGTGGGGTTCGCCGTCTTCACGCTCGTGACGCCGCCGAGTGCGGTGATACCCAACATCGTCGTGCTCGGGCTGATTGTGCTGGGAGCGCTCTACTTTCTGAAATTGTGGATCTTCAACCGCGACGTTCTCTACACCGAGCCCGACGGGGGTAGTGCCGTAGAGCTGGCACCCGCTGAGGCTCTCGAGTGA
- a CDS encoding VOC family protein, with the protein MQAISPFLWFDTQAEEAAELYVGIFDNSRILSVSRYPEGSPYPAGTAMVVDFELEGIEFQAINAGPQFTFSEAISFSVVAETQEKIDYFWNALTADGGEESMCGWLKDKYGLSWQIVPPIMGELLGDSDREAASRTMTAMMTMKKLDIAALQAAHDAA; encoded by the coding sequence ATGCAAGCGATCAGCCCGTTCCTCTGGTTCGACACACAAGCAGAGGAGGCCGCCGAACTCTACGTCGGCATCTTCGACAATTCGCGCATCCTGAGCGTCTCGCGTTACCCCGAAGGCTCGCCGTACCCTGCCGGCACCGCGATGGTGGTCGACTTCGAGCTCGAAGGCATCGAGTTTCAGGCGATCAACGCCGGCCCGCAGTTCACCTTCAGCGAGGCGATTTCGTTCTCGGTCGTGGCCGAAACGCAGGAGAAGATCGACTACTTCTGGAACGCCCTCACCGCCGATGGCGGCGAAGAGAGCATGTGCGGCTGGCTGAAAGACAAGTACGGTCTGTCGTGGCAGATCGTTCCGCCCATTATGGGCGAACTCCTGGGCGACTCCGACCGCGAGGCAGCGAGTCGCACCATGACGGCCATGATGACGATGAAGAAGCTCGACATCGCGGCGCTGCAGGCGGCCCACGACGCAGCCTAG
- a CDS encoding serine hydrolase domain-containing protein yields the protein MTFSVPGTVVAASVGDAPASLVASGDAVLGSQPISVDDTFHIGSMTKLFTAALIMQLDEEKVLSLNDTIGTWFPSAPNASTITVLELLQHESGLYELDMSLVGTATNQQVIDNVFAQAPIAAPGTSYQYLNAGYIILGRIAELASGTPYDQLVQTRFITKLGLTSTYLDGYGSGPVALTGFDLACAEGSGSDCLGKPSAPQPTAPVPSPQWSGAWAAGGMVSTARDQATWIRDLVAGDVLDAAHKTLMKNLTPLSSAYYSSAYATAGIPAVQLGEGAGLASWNVPGVGTCLGHAGSIPGSNGIAAYCPDAKLTIVILNDIDPAGTSPGYPGLVELAPAALKALAD from the coding sequence ATGACCTTCTCGGTGCCCGGAACGGTGGTCGCGGCATCCGTCGGCGACGCACCCGCGAGCCTCGTCGCCAGTGGCGACGCTGTACTCGGCTCGCAACCCATCTCGGTCGACGACACGTTTCACATCGGAAGCATGACCAAGCTGTTCACTGCGGCGCTCATCATGCAGCTCGACGAAGAGAAAGTGCTCTCGCTGAACGACACCATCGGCACCTGGTTTCCTTCGGCGCCGAACGCCTCCACGATCACTGTGCTCGAGTTGCTGCAGCACGAGAGTGGACTCTACGAGCTCGACATGAGTCTTGTGGGCACTGCCACCAACCAGCAGGTCATCGACAACGTGTTCGCCCAGGCGCCCATCGCCGCACCGGGAACCAGCTACCAGTACCTCAACGCCGGCTATATCATCTTGGGCCGCATTGCCGAGCTGGCCTCGGGCACGCCCTATGACCAGCTCGTGCAGACCCGCTTCATCACGAAGCTCGGCCTCACCAGCACCTACCTCGACGGGTACGGATCGGGCCCGGTCGCCCTCACCGGCTTTGACCTCGCGTGCGCCGAAGGATCGGGCAGCGACTGCCTCGGAAAGCCCTCGGCGCCACAACCGACCGCCCCGGTTCCGTCGCCGCAATGGAGCGGTGCCTGGGCGGCCGGCGGCATGGTCAGCACCGCCCGAGATCAGGCGACCTGGATTCGTGACCTCGTGGCGGGTGACGTGCTCGACGCCGCGCACAAGACGCTCATGAAGAACCTCACGCCGCTCTCGTCGGCGTACTACAGCAGCGCCTACGCCACGGCGGGCATCCCGGCCGTTCAGCTCGGCGAGGGCGCTGGTCTGGCCTCGTGGAATGTTCCCGGCGTCGGCACGTGCCTCGGTCACGCGGGCTCAATACCCGGCTCCAACGGCATCGCCGCTTACTGCCCCGACGCGAAGCTGACCATCGTCATTCTGAACGACATCGACCCCGCGGGCACCAGTCCCGGCTACCCGGGCCTGGTCGAGCTCGCTCCGGCCGCTCTGAAGGCTCTCGCCGACTGA
- a CDS encoding TetR/AcrR family transcriptional regulator, translated as MIETTSTRADTRSRIVEVAAQLLREQGPSAVTTRGVAEAAGVQAPTIYRLFGDKDGLLEAVAEHTMAGFVSAKAAVVAAASADDVDPLDDLRSGWLSQIEFGVANPTLFALMSDPARVIHSPAARSGREVLEARVHRIALAGRLRVSEPRAVKLIQSAGTGVIQTQLSTPPSERDAGLADDMFEAVLARILTDAPEREANTDTVTAATIAFRAVATKLDALTEAERMLLTDWLDRALELEQTRQRKNL; from the coding sequence ATGATCGAAACGACGAGCACCCGCGCCGACACGAGGTCGCGCATTGTCGAGGTCGCGGCACAGCTGCTGCGCGAGCAAGGTCCGTCGGCCGTGACGACGCGCGGAGTCGCTGAGGCGGCCGGTGTTCAGGCGCCCACGATTTACCGGCTGTTCGGTGACAAAGACGGCTTGCTCGAGGCTGTCGCCGAGCACACGATGGCAGGTTTCGTCTCGGCCAAGGCCGCAGTGGTAGCTGCGGCGTCTGCCGATGACGTCGATCCGCTCGATGATCTGCGCTCAGGCTGGCTGTCGCAGATCGAGTTCGGTGTCGCGAATCCAACACTCTTCGCGCTCATGAGTGATCCTGCCCGGGTCATTCACTCGCCGGCCGCGCGGTCGGGCCGCGAGGTGCTCGAGGCCCGCGTTCACCGCATCGCTCTGGCCGGGCGGCTGCGCGTCTCCGAGCCGAGGGCGGTCAAGCTGATCCAGTCGGCGGGAACCGGCGTGATTCAAACGCAGCTGTCGACCCCGCCCAGCGAACGAGATGCCGGCCTCGCCGACGACATGTTCGAAGCTGTGCTCGCACGCATTCTCACCGACGCTCCCGAGCGCGAGGCCAACACCGACACGGTCACAGCGGCGACGATCGCTTTTCGGGCCGTGGCGACGAAACTGGATGCTCTGACCGAGGCCGAGCGCATGCTCCTCACCGACTGGCTCGACCGCGCGCTTGAATTGGAGCAGACTCGGCAACGTAAGAACTTGTAG